A stretch of Candidatus Beckwithbacteria bacterium DNA encodes these proteins:
- a CDS encoding Gfo/Idh/MocA family oxidoreductase — MKQLKLGIIGLSEGNGHPYSWSAIFNGFNKAVMKTCPFPVIYEYLSKQRFPKDAIAGAKVTHIWTQDLSISRHIAKASNIVNIVTDYQDMIGQVDAILLARDDSQNHLKMSRPFLQAGLPIYIDKPLATTIAEAKKMYSLEQYAGQIFTCSALAYAKELTLSPKKLDSFGPIHFVNAITPKYWETYAVHIIEPTLNLFKTKTKHIKSASTHKSKQITTTSIIWDSGLITNFSALGQSATPIKIEIYGQNKSEVLVFKDTFFAFKKALEEFIAIITKKKKPQKKEDVLHLISIIEQGL, encoded by the coding sequence GTGAAGCAATTAAAATTAGGAATCATTGGTCTTAGCGAAGGGAATGGCCACCCTTACTCCTGGTCAGCAATTTTTAATGGCTTTAATAAAGCTGTTATGAAAACTTGTCCTTTTCCGGTTATTTACGAATATTTGAGTAAGCAACGTTTTCCTAAAGATGCAATTGCTGGTGCCAAGGTAACCCATATTTGGACCCAAGACCTAAGCATTTCCCGACACATTGCCAAAGCCTCAAATATTGTAAATATTGTTACTGATTACCAAGATATGATTGGCCAAGTTGACGCTATCTTATTAGCTAGAGACGACTCGCAAAACCATTTGAAGATGAGCCGCCCTTTCTTGCAAGCCGGCTTACCCATTTACATTGATAAACCTCTGGCCACAACCATTGCTGAGGCTAAAAAAATGTACTCTTTAGAACAGTATGCTGGCCAGATATTTACCTGTTCAGCTCTTGCCTATGCCAAAGAACTTACGCTAAGCCCAAAAAAATTGGATAGCTTTGGTCCAATACATTTTGTCAATGCTATCACTCCTAAGTACTGGGAAACCTACGCTGTTCATATTATTGAGCCAACTCTTAATCTTTTTAAAACTAAGACTAAACATATAAAATCAGCTTCAACCCATAAGTCAAAACAAATCACTACCACAAGCATTATTTGGGATTCTGGCTTAATAACCAACTTCAGTGCATTGGGTCAAAGTGCTACTCCAATCAAAATTGAGATCTATGGACAAAATAAATCTGAGGTGTTAGTCTTTAAAGATACTTTTTTTGCTTTTAAAAAAGCTTTGGAAGAATTTATTGCTATTATTACTAAAAAAAAGAAACCTCAAAAAAAAGAAGACGTTTTGCATTTAATTTCAATAATTGAACAAGGGCTTTAA
- a CDS encoding SDR family oxidoreductase, protein MKKTILITGGTGKIGQVLTKHFLKKDYKVIITSRNEQQALKLFANSKNIPNLSVIEIDLRADKAINHVISSLEKLNAKPYALIHCARNLESLKYSPDLETRIKNWQAEYLLDVVIPYELSLAVAKMKESKLTNVVTISSMYGVVAANPHLYTNPQIQSPVQYSVAKAALIHATKEMAIRLSPQKIKVNCISYGGIEGRADEDFKKRYGKLCPIGRMLTEEEIIKPVEFLISNSSTAMQGHNLIVDGGWSIW, encoded by the coding sequence ATGAAAAAAACTATTTTAATCACTGGTGGTACAGGCAAAATTGGCCAGGTCTTAACAAAGCATTTTTTAAAAAAGGACTACAAGGTAATCATTACTAGTAGAAATGAACAGCAGGCCTTAAAGCTTTTTGCTAACAGTAAAAATATACCAAATCTCAGCGTTATCGAGATTGACTTAAGAGCAGATAAAGCTATCAACCATGTGATCAGCTCTCTCGAAAAACTAAATGCAAAACCTTATGCTCTTATTCACTGTGCCCGAAATTTAGAAAGCCTCAAGTACTCACCGGACTTAGAAACTAGGATCAAAAATTGGCAAGCTGAGTATTTACTGGATGTAGTTATACCCTATGAACTTTCACTGGCAGTTGCCAAAATGAAGGAATCGAAATTAACAAATGTGGTTACCATCTCTTCAATGTATGGTGTGGTTGCGGCCAATCCTCATCTTTATACTAATCCACAAATTCAGTCTCCTGTGCAATATAGTGTAGCCAAGGCTGCTCTTATCCATGCCACCAAAGAAATGGCCATAAGATTAAGTCCACAGAAAATAAAGGTTAACTGCATATCTTATGGAGGTATTGAGGGAAGGGCTGATGAGGATTTTAAAAAGAGATATGGAAAACTTTGCCCTATTGGTAGAATGCTTACTGAAGAGGAAATTATTAAGCCAGTTGAATTTCTGATTTCTAATAGCTCCACTGCTATGCAAGGCCATAATTTGATTGTAGATGGGGGCTGGTCTATATGGTAA
- a CDS encoding acylneuraminate cytidylyltransferase family protein — protein sequence MVSKVAIIPARKGSKRIPLKNIVNFHGKPLIAWTIGAALKSKVFDAVYVSTDSQKIANISEKYGAKVPFLRTKYTDDNSSVSSVIIDFLENLKKKKSKEFDVVFSLMPNCPLRTGQDIIRADKNCTAKKASFQLSCFEFGFMNPWWAFTLDKNCRPEYIHKSALKKRSQDLSKLFCPSGAIWIANIKALQKSKTFYGPNHIFYKLGWKNAIDIDSKEDLELAKSFSKN from the coding sequence ATGGTAAGCAAAGTAGCTATTATCCCTGCCAGAAAAGGCTCGAAACGAATTCCTCTAAAAAACATAGTCAACTTTCATGGTAAGCCTCTCATAGCCTGGACCATAGGAGCAGCATTAAAATCAAAAGTGTTTGATGCTGTTTATGTTAGTACTGATAGTCAGAAAATCGCTAACATAAGCGAAAAATATGGAGCTAAGGTCCCTTTCCTACGTACAAAATATACAGATGATAACTCTTCGGTAAGCAGTGTGATTATTGACTTTTTGGAAAATTTAAAAAAGAAAAAAAGCAAGGAATTTGATGTAGTTTTTTCCCTAATGCCCAATTGCCCGCTTAGAACTGGCCAAGATATCATACGAGCCGATAAAAATTGTACTGCCAAAAAGGCTAGTTTTCAACTCAGCTGTTTTGAATTTGGATTTATGAATCCATGGTGGGCATTTACTCTAGATAAAAACTGCAGACCAGAGTATATTCATAAAAGCGCTCTTAAAAAACGATCTCAGGATTTATCTAAATTATTTTGTCCCAGCGGTGCTATTTGGATTGCAAATATTAAAGCTTTGCAAAAAAGCAAAACCTTCTATGGCCCCAATCATATTTTTTATAAATTGGGTTGGAAGAATGCAATTGATATCGATAGTAAAGAGGATTTAGAACTAGCTAAAAGCTTCTCAAAAAATTAA
- a CDS encoding FkbM family methyltransferase: MFSFNSKYLSKQSANILFLYLKSFLNKEYTFSSEDLFTQLHQLYWQTPKVEVIKKDKNLQLLKVKKLKFYWPTNIPLQGLEWIYNEVFYPYKKNPASYDHPLFDFKKVNWVIDAGASEGFYTNFAFKNKAKKVIAIEPLLILKESLQQTFKKEVKKRQLEIISKSLGRKKGKAYLKFENNCLYNSSVDDKKDKNYQKTKITTIDSVVKTNKLKGKGIIKMDIEGGEIDALKGAVDCLQRNKPKLAIAVYHNQQNYHKCKEVIFKANRNYRIEARGMYCWKTPPRPFMLFAY, from the coding sequence ATGTTTTCTTTTAATAGTAAGTATCTCTCAAAACAATCAGCTAATATTTTATTTCTTTATTTAAAAAGTTTTTTAAATAAAGAATATACTTTTTCGAGCGAGGACCTTTTTACTCAACTACACCAACTATATTGGCAAACACCTAAAGTGGAAGTTATTAAAAAAGATAAAAATCTTCAACTACTAAAGGTTAAAAAACTGAAATTCTACTGGCCAACAAATATTCCCTTACAAGGCCTGGAATGGATTTATAATGAAGTATTTTATCCATATAAAAAAAATCCTGCTTCTTACGATCACCCCTTATTTGATTTTAAAAAAGTAAACTGGGTCATAGATGCTGGTGCAAGTGAGGGTTTTTATACAAATTTTGCCTTTAAAAACAAAGCTAAAAAAGTAATAGCTATTGAACCCCTTTTAATTTTAAAAGAAAGCTTGCAACAGACTTTTAAAAAGGAGGTAAAAAAAAGACAGCTCGAAATTATTTCTAAAAGCTTGGGAAGAAAAAAAGGAAAGGCATATTTGAAATTTGAAAATAATTGTCTATATAACTCGAGTGTCGATGATAAAAAAGATAAAAATTATCAGAAAACAAAAATTACTACTATTGATTCAGTTGTAAAAACAAATAAATTAAAGGGTAAGGGGATTATAAAAATGGATATAGAAGGTGGGGAAATAGATGCCCTAAAAGGTGCAGTCGATTGTTTACAGAGGAATAAACCTAAATTAGCTATAGCTGTATATCATAATCAACAAAACTACCACAAGTGCAAGGAAGTGATTTTCAAGGCTAACCGCAACTATCGGATTGAAGCTAGAGGAATGTATTGCTGGAAAACTCCGCCTAGACCTTTTATGTTATTTGCCTATTAA